From Anopheles stephensi strain Indian unplaced genomic scaffold, UCI_ANSTEP_V1.0 ucontig32, whole genome shotgun sequence, a single genomic window includes:
- the LOC118516559 gene encoding L-threonine 3-dehydrogenase, mitochondrial-like, protein MLLRKCASTAFGGCLRQQLQRGSSADGVLLPLAAVQQQLSTAPPQRRWFANGGVRKTHPKILITGGLGQLGVECAKLLRGQYGEESVILSDIIKPSNEIVNSGPYIFADILDFKGLQKIVVDHRVDWIIHFSALLSAIGEQNVPLAVRVNIEGMHNVLELAKQYKLRIFVPSTIGAFGPDSPRNPTPNVTIQRPRTIYGVSKVHAELMGEYYHHKFGLDFRCLRFPGVISSDPPGGGTTDYAVAIFFEGLKTGKYQCYLKPDTRLPMMYIEDCLRSLLEFMTAPEEKLQRRVYNVTAMSFTPEELVEKLSKYIPELHVSYRPDSRQAIADSWPQIFDDSEARRDWGWQHHYDVDKLVDLMVRDVTENYIKKASN, encoded by the exons ATGCTGTTGCGTAAGTGTGCCTCGACCGCATTTGGCGGATGTTTGCGCCAACAGTTGCAGCGTGGCTCATCGGCCGATGGTGTGCTGCTTCCGCTGGCGGCAGTACAGCAACAGCTCAGCACTGCACCACCGCAACGCCGATGGTTTGCGAACGGTGGAGTACGCAAAACGCATCCCAAAATTCTCATCACAG GCGGACTCGGTCAACTTGGTGTGGAATGCGCGAAGCTTTTGCGGGGCCAGTACGGCGAGGAAAGCGTCATCCTGTCCGACATCATCAAACCGAGCAATGAAATCGTCAACAGTGGCCCGTACATCTTCGCCGACATTCTCGACTTCAAGGGCCTGCAGAAGATCGTTGTCGATCATCGTGTCGACTGGATCATTCACTTTTCCGCACTGCTCAGTGCGATCGGCGAGCAAAACGTACCGCTGGCCGTACGCGTCAACATCGAGGGCATGCACAATGTGCTCGAGCTGGCCAAACAGTACAAGCTGCGGATCTTCGTGCCGAGTACGATCGGTGCATTCGGCCCGGATAGCCCCCGGAACCCTACGCCGAACGTGACGATCCAGCGACCGCGCACGATCTACGGTGTGTCGAAGGTGCATGCGGAACTGATGGGCGAGTACTACCACCACAAGTTCGGGCTGGACTTCCGCTGCCTTCGGTTTCCGGGTGTGATTTCTAGCGATCCACCCGGCGGTGGTACTACCG ACTACGCCGTGGCTATCTTCTTCGAGGGGCTAAAGACGGGCAAGTACCAGTGCTACCTCAAACCGGACACGCGTCTGCCCATGATGTACATCGAGGACTGTCTTCGATCGTTGCTCGAGTTCATGACCGCGCCGGAGGAGAAGCTGCAGCGCCGAGTGTACAACGTCACTGCCATGTCCTTCACGCCAGAGGAGCTCGTGGAGAAGCTGTCCAAGTATATTCCCGAGCTGCACGTGAGCTATCGGCCAGATAGCCGGCAGGCCATCGCCGACTCGTGGCCACAAATCTTTGATGACTCCGAGGCGCGCCGAGACTGGGGCTGGCAGCACCACTACGACGTGGACAAGCTGGTTGATCTGATGGTGCGCGATGTCACCGAAAACTACATCAAAAAGGCGTCAAACTAA
- the LOC118516554 gene encoding caspase-like, with the protein MLIVFVPKMDQLVLQVYNTNHLSRGTALIIADQQDRPGSEKDLAAVVDVFKGLKFKLRMCVDKTIQQLRTLLSTVASEDHKDSDCLLLVAMGHGSKDKLRIQGREIYIEDLWIDFIGSNCPSLIGKPKLVFIQCCRGTDHDTGTRVVQTDATLNVAEAVNVCVPMHADLLVMYSSVENHVSYRSEEEGSWFIKYLCQVLRSNIAETDLLSLLTHVSYLVACRSTPSNKGPLKQMPVIHSMLSKQFYLVPK; encoded by the coding sequence ATGTTGATAGTGTTTGTCCCAAAAATGGACCAACTGGTGCTCCAGGTTTACAACACGAACCATCTTTCCCGTGGAACGGCGTTGATCATTGCTGATCAACAGGACCGGCCAGGATCCGAAAAGGATCTGGCAGCTGTGGTGGACGTTTTCAAGGGACTAAAATTTAAGTTGCGAATGTGCGTCGATAAAACAATACAGCAGCTAAGAACCCTGCTCAGTACGGTTGCCAGTGAGGATCACAAGGACAGTGACtgtctgctgctggtggcgatGGGCCACGGAAGTAAGGATAAACTCAGAATCCAAGGACGTGAAATTTACATCGAAGATCTGTGGATCGATTTTATCGGAAGCAATTGCCCGTCCTTAATCGGAAAGCCAAAGCTCGTCTTCATTCAATGCTGCAGAGGCACAGATCATGACACTGGAACTCGCGTCGTCCAAACGGATGCCACACTGAACGTAGCAGAAGCGGTAAATGTTTGCGTACCTATGCATGCCGATCTGCTGGTGATGTACTCGTCGGTCGAAAATCACGTGTCGTACCGCAGCGAGGAGGAAGGTAGTTGGTTCATAAAGTACCTGTGCCAAGTGTTACGCAGCAATATTGCTGAAACAGACTTACTTTCGTTGTTAACGCACGTGTCGTATCTGGTGGCATGCCGTTCGACACCGTCGAACAAAGGACCTTTGAAACAAATGCCTGTTATCCATTCAATGTTATCGAAACAATTTTACCTGGTGCCCAAGTAG